One segment of Clostridium botulinum DNA contains the following:
- a CDS encoding phosphoenolpyruvate hydrolase family protein, whose product MKRAEIIKKFKEEIAKGNSLLGVGAGTGITAKSSEAGGADMLIIYNSGKYRMAGRGSLAGLLSYGDANQIVVEMGAEVLPVVKHTPVLAGVCGTDPFRLMEVYLKQLKEQGFSGVQNFPTVGLIDGVFRQNLEETGMGYDLEVEMIRKAHELDMLTTPYVFDPDQAKAMAEAGADILVAHMGLTTKGTIGAKTALTLDDCVEKIEAIIKAGRDVNPDIMVICHGGPIAEPDDAAYVIEKTEGIDGFFGASSIERFAAERGIKAQAEAFKLIKK is encoded by the coding sequence GTGAAAAGAGCAGAAATTATCAAGAAATTTAAAGAAGAAATAGCTAAAGGAAATTCTTTATTAGGAGTTGGAGCTGGTACAGGTATTACAGCTAAAAGTAGTGAAGCTGGTGGAGCTGATATGCTTATAATATATAATTCAGGAAAATATAGAATGGCAGGTCGTGGATCTTTAGCAGGATTATTATCATATGGTGATGCAAATCAAATTGTTGTAGAAATGGGAGCAGAAGTATTACCAGTTGTTAAACATACTCCAGTACTTGCAGGAGTTTGTGGTACAGATCCATTTAGATTAATGGAAGTTTATTTAAAGCAACTTAAAGAACAAGGATTTTCAGGAGTTCAAAACTTCCCAACTGTTGGTTTAATAGATGGCGTATTTAGACAAAATCTTGAAGAAACAGGAATGGGATATGACTTAGAAGTTGAAATGATTAGAAAAGCACATGAATTAGACATGCTTACTACTCCATATGTATTTGATCCAGATCAAGCAAAAGCAATGGCTGAAGCTGGTGCAGATATTCTAGTGGCTCATATGGGATTAACTACAAAAGGAACAATCGGAGCTAAGACTGCTTTAACACTTGATGATTGTGTTGAAAAAATAGAAGCTATTATAAAAGCTGGTAGAGATGTTAATCCAGATATTATGGTTATTTGTCATGGAGGTCCAATTGCAGAACCTGATGATGCAGCATATGTAATTGAAAAAACAGAAGGAATAGATGGTTTCTTTGGGGCCTCAAGTATTGAAAGATTTGCTGCTGAAAGAGGTATAAAAGCACAAGCTGAAGCATTTAAATTAATTAAAAAATAA
- the mscL gene encoding large conductance mechanosensitive channel protein MscL codes for MKKFLNEFKQFALKGSVIDLAVGVLIGGAFQGIVKSLTTDIISPIIGIFANKDFSDLTLNIFGVTVKYGSFITAVINFLIMALLIFLLVKGMNKLSDFGKRNKAEEITEPSTKKCPFCYTEIDIKATRCPNCTSKLEVIQEV; via the coding sequence ATGAAGAAATTTTTAAATGAATTTAAGCAGTTTGCATTAAAGGGAAGTGTTATTGACTTAGCAGTAGGTGTATTAATAGGTGGTGCATTTCAAGGAATAGTAAAATCATTAACAACGGATATAATATCTCCAATAATTGGGATATTTGCAAATAAGGATTTTAGTGATTTAACTTTAAATATTTTTGGAGTAACTGTTAAATACGGATCATTTATAACCGCTGTAATAAATTTTTTAATTATGGCTTTGTTAATATTTTTGCTTGTAAAAGGTATGAATAAGTTAAGTGATTTTGGAAAAAGAAATAAAGCTGAAGAAATAACAGAACCTAGTACTAAAAAATGTCCGTTTTGTTATACTGAGATTGACATAAAAGCAACGCGTTGTCCAAATTGTACATCTAAATTAGAGGTAATCCAGGAAGTATAG
- the hypB gene encoding hydrogenase nickel incorporation protein HypB has translation MDKYKVIDIKKSVFENNDRQAELLREELKKDKTFLLNLMSSPGSGKTTTVLRTIEALKDEMKIGILEADIDSDVDAFTVSKTGVKVIQLHTGGMCHLDADMTKQGLEGLGTEEIDFAILENVGNLVCPAEFDTGASKNAMILSVPEGHDKPLKYPLMFSIVDVLLINKIDAMDYFDFDLEAVKEYATKLNPNIKIIPISAKTGEGIDKWTHWIRTEVSSWKEK, from the coding sequence ATGGATAAGTACAAAGTAATTGATATTAAAAAGAGTGTTTTTGAAAATAACGATAGACAAGCAGAGTTACTTAGAGAAGAACTAAAGAAGGATAAAACTTTTTTGTTAAATTTAATGTCATCACCAGGTTCAGGAAAAACAACAACAGTTTTAAGAACTATTGAAGCTTTAAAAGATGAAATGAAAATAGGAATTTTAGAAGCGGATATTGATTCAGATGTAGATGCTTTTACTGTATCAAAAACTGGTGTAAAAGTAATTCAATTACACACTGGAGGAATGTGTCATCTAGATGCAGATATGACAAAACAAGGTTTGGAAGGATTAGGAACAGAAGAGATTGATTTTGCAATCTTAGAGAATGTAGGGAATTTAGTATGCCCAGCAGAATTTGATACTGGTGCATCAAAAAATGCTATGATTTTAAGCGTGCCAGAAGGGCATGACAAACCATTAAAGTATCCATTAATGTTTTCAATTGTTGATGTACTATTGATTAATAAAATTGATGCAATGGATTATTTTGATTTTGATTTGGAGGCAGTTAAAGAGTATGCAACAAAATTAAATCCAAATATCAAAATAATACCTATATCTGCTAAAACAGGAGAAGGTATTGATAAGTGGACACACTGGATACGTACTGAAGTCAGTAGTTGGAAAGAAAAATAA
- a CDS encoding FAD-dependent oxidoreductase, protein MVNKKVLELANHISMKRSGSKTAITPEDPEYKILEPVVTSEMAEVGLCLELRKKKSAEEVAVLCGKSVEETSKLLLDLAFAGACFVNEIDGVDKFWFDLWVPGQMEMIVNHPDREKIENFKQIGEAFEGYGRKKALITAGVFSIGTGPMRVIPIETAIQGETRRASYEEISKYLNENTIFSVSNCSCRTSREAMGEGCGHLKEDMCIQLGHAAEYYIRTGRGRKITREEAFEIIKRAEENGLMHQIPNADGPGNTHAICNCCGCSCYATRIAGMFQNNDMVRSNYVSKVDKDKCVACGECVQVCPVNALKLGQKLCTKTPIVEKKREDFAYNTEWGEDKWNVDYRINRENVVETGTSPCKTNCPAHISVQGYIKLASQGRYKEALELIKHENPFPAVCGRICPRKCESECTRGDIDEPVAIDEIKKFIAEQDLNKDNRYVPKLRHEYGNKIAIIGGGPSGLSCAFYLALDGYKVTVFEKQKVLGGMLTLGIPSYRLEKDVINAEIEILRELGVEFKVGVEVGKDVSLKYLRDQGYEAFYLAIGAQTGRKLGVEGEDSEGVITGVDFLRNVNLGNEVKLEGNVVVIGGGNVAIDVARTATRVGASKVNMFCLESRKEMPALDEEIQEAMDEDIEINNSWGPKKIIQENGKVVAIEFKKCISVFDKDRRFNPVFDENETKIVKANHILISVGQGMDWGTLLENSKIELNPNKTIKADLFTLQTAEPDVFAGGDALTGPKFAIDAIALGKEASISIHRYVHPGQSLVYGRDRRAYHAFDKENLTLQGYDHIKRQKIAHIEGAKSKGTFRDLRPTFTEEQMKKETERCLGCGATTVDQDQCIGCGACTTRCKFDAITLYRKYDAQSVTIKELKPKVIKNIIKRKFVIKARKIKKSFKRNS, encoded by the coding sequence ATGGTAAATAAAAAAGTATTAGAACTTGCGAATCATATAAGTATGAAGCGAAGTGGTTCAAAAACTGCAATTACACCGGAAGACCCAGAATATAAAATTTTAGAACCAGTTGTTACATCAGAAATGGCAGAGGTAGGGCTTTGTCTTGAATTACGTAAAAAGAAGAGTGCTGAAGAAGTGGCTGTTTTGTGTGGTAAATCTGTAGAAGAAACATCAAAGTTATTATTGGATTTAGCTTTTGCAGGTGCTTGCTTTGTAAATGAAATAGATGGGGTTGATAAATTTTGGTTTGATCTTTGGGTTCCAGGGCAAATGGAAATGATAGTTAACCATCCGGATAGAGAAAAAATTGAAAATTTTAAGCAAATAGGAGAAGCATTTGAAGGATATGGAAGAAAAAAAGCACTTATAACAGCAGGTGTTTTTTCAATAGGAACTGGTCCTATGCGTGTTATTCCAATTGAAACAGCTATTCAAGGTGAGACTAGAAGAGCATCATATGAAGAAATTTCTAAATATCTTAATGAAAATACAATTTTTTCTGTTTCAAATTGCTCTTGTCGTACATCGAGAGAAGCTATGGGAGAAGGCTGTGGCCATTTAAAAGAAGATATGTGTATTCAACTTGGACATGCTGCGGAATATTATATACGCACAGGTAGAGGTAGAAAAATTACTCGTGAAGAAGCTTTTGAAATTATTAAAAGAGCTGAAGAAAATGGTTTAATGCATCAAATTCCAAATGCAGATGGTCCCGGTAATACTCATGCTATTTGTAATTGCTGTGGTTGCTCATGTTATGCTACAAGAATTGCTGGAATGTTTCAAAATAATGATATGGTACGTTCAAATTATGTTTCTAAAGTAGATAAAGACAAATGTGTTGCTTGTGGAGAATGTGTTCAAGTTTGCCCTGTTAATGCATTGAAATTAGGTCAAAAATTATGTACTAAAACTCCAATTGTTGAAAAGAAGAGAGAAGACTTTGCTTATAACACAGAGTGGGGTGAAGATAAATGGAATGTTGATTATCGTATTAATAGAGAAAATGTTGTTGAAACTGGTACAAGTCCATGTAAAACAAATTGTCCAGCACACATTTCTGTTCAAGGTTATATTAAATTAGCTTCTCAGGGAAGATATAAAGAAGCACTTGAACTTATAAAACATGAAAATCCATTTCCAGCAGTATGTGGACGTATTTGTCCAAGAAAATGTGAATCTGAATGTACTAGAGGGGACATTGATGAGCCGGTTGCTATTGATGAAATTAAAAAATTTATCGCTGAACAAGACTTAAATAAGGACAATCGTTATGTACCAAAATTAAGACACGAATATGGAAATAAAATTGCTATTATTGGTGGTGGGCCTTCAGGTCTGTCATGTGCTTTCTATTTAGCTCTTGATGGTTATAAAGTAACTGTATTTGAAAAGCAAAAAGTACTTGGTGGCATGCTGACACTTGGAATTCCATCTTATAGATTGGAAAAAGATGTTATAAATGCAGAAATTGAAATTTTAAGAGAATTAGGAGTAGAATTTAAAGTTGGTGTTGAGGTTGGAAAAGATGTAAGCCTTAAATACTTAAGGGATCAAGGCTATGAGGCATTTTATCTTGCAATTGGTGCTCAGACAGGTAGAAAACTTGGGGTTGAGGGTGAAGATTCAGAAGGTGTTATTACAGGTGTTGATTTTTTACGTAATGTAAATTTAGGCAATGAAGTGAAACTTGAAGGAAATGTAGTTGTAATTGGTGGTGGAAATGTTGCCATTGACGTTGCGAGGACAGCTACAAGAGTTGGTGCTTCAAAAGTTAATATGTTCTGTCTAGAAAGTAGAAAAGAAATGCCTGCACTTGATGAAGAAATCCAAGAAGCTATGGACGAAGACATTGAAATCAATAATTCTTGGGGGCCTAAAAAAATTATTCAAGAGAATGGAAAAGTTGTAGCAATAGAATTTAAAAAGTGTATTTCAGTTTTTGATAAGGATAGAAGATTTAATCCTGTATTTGATGAAAATGAAACAAAAATTGTTAAGGCAAATCATATTTTGATTTCAGTAGGTCAAGGAATGGATTGGGGTACTTTACTAGAAAATAGCAAAATAGAATTAAATCCAAATAAGACAATTAAAGCAGATTTATTTACATTACAGACAGCAGAACCAGATGTGTTTGCAGGAGGAGATGCATTGACTGGACCGAAATTCGCAATAGATGCCATTGCCCTAGGTAAAGAAGCTTCAATATCAATTCATCGTTATGTTCATCCTGGACAAAGTTTAGTATATGGACGTGACAGGAGAGCTTATCATGCATTTGATAAAGAAAACTTAACTTTACAAGGTTATGATCATATTAAGAGACAGAAAATAGCACACATAGAAGGTGCTAAATCAAAAGGAACTTTTAGAGATTTACGACCTACATTCACAGAAGAGCAAATGAAGAAGGAAACAGAACGCTGTCTTGGATGTGGTGCTACAACTGTAGATCAAGATCAATGTATAGGTTGTGGTGCATGTACAACTAGATGTAAGTTTGATGCTATTACACTTTACAGAAAATATGATGCACAAAGTGTAACTATTAAAGAACTTAAACCAAAAGTAATTAAAAATATAATTAAGCGTAAATTTGTAATTAAAGCTAGAAAAATAAAAAAGAGCTTTAAAAGAAATTCTTAA
- a CDS encoding hydrogenase maturation nickel metallochaperone HypA codes for MHELGVVFDVVKTVENFVRKNGLTQIDTLVLQIGELSSMIPKYIEACYPAAVDGTLLQDTKLEIEILPGNGICKECDTVFNIIKNNGKCSKCGGKHWEMLCGKEFMIKEIIAC; via the coding sequence TTGCATGAATTAGGAGTAGTATTTGATGTTGTTAAAACTGTTGAAAATTTCGTTAGAAAAAATGGATTAACTCAAATAGATACATTGGTTCTTCAAATAGGTGAACTATCATCTATGATTCCAAAATATATTGAAGCTTGCTACCCGGCAGCAGTAGATGGAACATTATTACAAGATACGAAACTAGAAATCGAGATATTACCAGGTAATGGTATATGCAAAGAGTGTGATACAGTTTTTAATATTATTAAAAATAATGGTAAATGTTCGAAATGTGGAGGGAAACATTGGGAAATGCTCTGTGGAAAAGAGTTTATGATTAAAGAAATAATTGCTTGTTAA
- a CDS encoding energy-coupling factor ABC transporter permease: MHMADALISPVVGGTMWAATIGVSVYSIKKVKEEMDEKKVPLMGVMGAFVFAAQMINFSIPGTGSSGHLGGGLLLAIILGPYAGFLTMASILTIQSLFFADGGILALGCNIFNLGFYTCFLAYPFIYKKIINNEHSKKRILLASMIAAIIGLQLGAFSVVIETLLSGKTELPFSTFVFLMQPIHLAIGIVEGAVVTSIVSFVWRMRPELIENTNTGIPIGNISTKKVIMSLAAMALVVGGVLSWFASSNPDGLEWAMFKSSGKEELQATSSLHKTMEELQDKTAILPDYNFKETEAVMSESADVNKAEKSWPSVSVGTSVSGFVGGILTLVLTFIIGFILSIFKKKSKVEQIK, encoded by the coding sequence ATGCACATGGCAGATGCTTTAATTTCACCAGTTGTTGGTGGAACTATGTGGGCTGCAACTATTGGAGTTTCAGTTTATTCAATTAAGAAGGTTAAAGAGGAAATGGATGAAAAGAAAGTTCCTTTAATGGGTGTTATGGGAGCTTTTGTTTTTGCGGCTCAAATGATTAATTTTTCTATTCCAGGAACAGGATCTAGTGGACATTTAGGTGGAGGATTATTATTAGCAATAATACTTGGGCCTTATGCGGGATTTCTTACTATGGCATCTATTCTAACAATTCAATCATTATTTTTTGCAGATGGAGGAATTTTAGCACTTGGGTGTAATATTTTTAACCTAGGATTTTATACGTGTTTTTTAGCTTATCCTTTCATTTATAAAAAAATAATTAATAATGAACATTCTAAAAAAAGAATACTTTTAGCATCTATGATAGCAGCTATAATAGGATTACAATTAGGTGCTTTTAGTGTTGTTATTGAAACATTATTATCAGGTAAAACTGAATTACCTTTTAGTACATTTGTGTTTTTAATGCAACCTATTCATCTTGCTATTGGAATTGTAGAAGGTGCTGTAGTAACTTCAATTGTAAGTTTCGTCTGGAGAATGCGTCCTGAACTAATAGAAAATACAAACACTGGAATCCCAATAGGAAATATTTCAACTAAAAAAGTAATTATGAGTTTGGCAGCAATGGCTTTAGTTGTTGGTGGTGTTTTATCATGGTTTGCTTCATCAAACCCAGATGGACTTGAATGGGCTATGTTTAAAAGTTCAGGCAAAGAAGAGCTTCAAGCAACAAGCAGTCTTCATAAGACTATGGAAGAGCTTCAAGATAAGACAGCAATATTGCCAGATTATAATTTTAAAGAAACTGAGGCAGTTATGTCTGAAAGTGCTGATGTAAATAAAGCAGAAAAATCATGGCCTTCTGTAAGTGTAGGAACTAGTGTATCAGGATTTGTTGGAGGTATATTAACATTAGTACTTACTTTTATTATTGGTTTTATTCTAAGTATATTTAAGAAAAAATCGAAGGTAGAACAGATTAAATAA
- the cbiQ gene encoding cobalt ECF transporter T component CbiQ: MGMENSLYNIRYLDELSEKATIIHNVHPFAKVLTTITYLIIVVSFGKYEISRLMPLILYPMILMILADIKIILIIKRLLVVLPFVICIGIFNPLLDHTSILIIGNINISGGWISFISILIKCVLTVAASLILIATTGINKIALSLILLKVPKLFVVEFLLTYRYITVLIEEVGRITRAYSVRSHMKKGIRFKDCGCLVGQLLIKTVDRAGHIYTSMCCRGFERDYDIGNNLKMKSNDYIYIAIWIMYFIIIRCVNIPKLLSLIIIGVN; the protein is encoded by the coding sequence ATGGGTATGGAAAATTCATTATATAATATAAGATATTTAGATGAACTTAGTGAAAAAGCAACTATAATTCATAATGTGCATCCATTTGCGAAAGTATTAACAACAATTACATATTTAATAATTGTTGTTTCTTTTGGTAAATATGAGATTAGTAGATTGATGCCTCTAATTTTATATCCAATGATATTGATGATACTAGCTGATATTAAAATTATTCTAATTATAAAAAGGCTTTTAGTAGTTTTACCTTTCGTTATTTGTATTGGGATTTTTAATCCATTATTAGATCATACATCCATATTAATTATAGGAAATATAAATATTTCAGGTGGATGGATATCATTTATTTCTATATTGATTAAGTGTGTATTAACAGTTGCAGCTTCACTAATTCTTATAGCTACAACTGGAATTAATAAAATAGCATTATCATTAATATTATTAAAGGTGCCTAAACTATTTGTCGTAGAATTTTTACTTACTTACCGTTATATTACTGTATTAATTGAAGAAGTAGGTAGAATAACTAGAGCATATTCAGTACGCTCTCATATGAAAAAAGGAATAAGATTTAAAGATTGTGGTTGCCTTGTTGGTCAACTTTTAATTAAAACTGTAGATAGAGCTGGACATATATATACATCTATGTGCTGCAGAGGCTTTGAAAGAGATTATGATATAGGAAATAATTTGAAAATGAAGTCTAATGATTATATATATATAGCAATTTGGATAATGTATTTCATAATAATAAGATGTGTTAATATACCTAAATTATTAAGTTTAATTATTATAGGGGTGAATTAA
- a CDS encoding energy-coupling factor ABC transporter ATP-binding protein, with the protein MQDNIVEAKKIYFEYPDGQCAINNVSFTVNRGESVGIVGTNGAGKSTLMLLILGVLFPSIGEISISNIKVTKKTLSEIRERIGMVFQNPDDQLFMPTVYDDVAFGPRNYKYSEAEISKRVLSALETVGIAHLKDRAPYRLSGGEKRCATIASVLSMNLDVLMMDEPTSALDPKSRRRLINLLKNFEYTKIIATHDLDMILELCERTIILRQGKIIADGITSEILINQELMESCDLELPLSIQNCLRCKSHLKNINSSTE; encoded by the coding sequence GTGCAAGATAATATAGTTGAAGCAAAAAAAATATATTTTGAATATCCGGATGGACAATGTGCTATTAATAATGTTTCTTTTACAGTAAATAGAGGAGAATCAGTAGGTATTGTTGGAACAAATGGTGCAGGAAAATCAACACTCATGTTGCTTATTCTTGGAGTTTTATTTCCTTCTATAGGAGAAATCAGTATTTCAAATATTAAAGTTACAAAGAAAACATTATCTGAAATCAGAGAAAGAATAGGGATGGTTTTTCAGAATCCTGATGATCAATTATTTATGCCAACAGTTTATGATGATGTAGCTTTTGGACCACGCAATTATAAATATTCTGAAGCGGAAATTTCAAAAAGAGTATTAAGTGCACTTGAAACTGTTGGCATTGCTCATTTAAAAGATCGTGCGCCATATAGACTTTCTGGTGGAGAAAAACGTTGTGCAACTATAGCATCAGTATTGTCTATGAATCTTGATGTTTTAATGATGGATGAACCAACATCAGCGCTAGATCCTAAATCTAGAAGACGCCTTATAAATCTTCTTAAAAATTTTGAGTATACAAAAATAATAGCCACGCATGATCTTGATATGATACTTGAACTGTGTGAAAGAACAATAATATTAAGACAGGGAAAAATAATTGCAGATGGAATTACATCGGAAATATTGATTAATCAAGAATTGATGGAATCATGTGATTTGGAGCTACCACTAAGTATACAAAACTGTTTACGATGTAAGTCACATTTAAAAAATATAAATAGTAGTACTGAATAA
- a CDS encoding DUF5692 family protein produces MFFFEAQPFTNWIMLLIVFIALILLNELGRRFKWGGVLLFIILPLFLTFFVWPKTTEGTSVNDWFHYAKVYSSLAGCIGFFLIRHIKGASSKKWALCFPPLILAINICEAVARDFQIYGLHLNKEVFEGMVTLSGSWNIMNGIAGILNIITITGWFGICISKDKSKDMLWPDMLWFWIIAYDIWNFAYTYNCLPNHAWYCGIALLLAPTIAAFFIKKGAWLQHRAQTLALWCMFAMTCPSFIDESQFAVRSSHNSTALFIVSLAALLSNIAVFVYYIYKIKKTKRNPIKAELYTDLNSYKEIKTLSE; encoded by the coding sequence ATGTTTTTTTTTGAAGCACAGCCTTTTACAAATTGGATTATGCTACTAATAGTGTTTATAGCATTAATTCTACTTAATGAATTAGGCCGTAGATTTAAATGGGGTGGAGTATTACTTTTTATTATATTACCATTATTTCTCACTTTCTTTGTATGGCCTAAAACAACTGAAGGGACAAGCGTAAATGATTGGTTTCATTATGCTAAGGTATATTCATCACTAGCAGGATGTATTGGTTTCTTTTTAATTAGACATATTAAAGGTGCTAGTAGCAAAAAATGGGCTTTATGTTTTCCACCATTAATTTTAGCAATTAATATCTGTGAAGCAGTAGCACGTGATTTCCAAATTTATGGTTTACACCTTAATAAAGAAGTATTTGAAGGAATGGTTACATTAAGCGGTTCTTGGAATATTATGAATGGAATCGCCGGTATCTTAAATATAATTACAATTACAGGTTGGTTTGGAATATGTATAAGTAAAGATAAGAGTAAAGATATGTTATGGCCTGATATGCTTTGGTTCTGGATTATAGCATATGATATTTGGAACTTTGCATACACATATAATTGCTTACCTAACCATGCATGGTACTGTGGTATAGCATTACTTTTAGCTCCTACAATAGCTGCTTTCTTTATAAAGAAAGGTGCTTGGTTGCAACATCGTGCACAAACACTTGCATTGTGGTGTATGTTTGCAATGACTTGTCCTAGCTTTATTGATGAATCACAATTTGCAGTTAGATCATCACATAATTCAACAGCTTTATTTATCGTAAGCTTAGCAGCATTATTATCAAATATAGCCGTATTTGTATACTACATTTATAAGATTAAAAAGACTAAACGTAATCCTATAAAAGCAGAACTTTATACAGATCTTAACAGCTACAAAGAAATAAAAACATTATCTGAATAG
- a CDS encoding GreA/GreB family elongation factor, which yields MNNTLTEENMKKLQEELEYRLTVKRAEIAKEKLVAAAHGDRSENAEYKEACANYRENDNRIQYLMTMISTATVIDDTEIDKSSLGINSKARIKFVEDDDEDVITLVTTMDLDPENMLISIESDLGKALMGKKAGETVEVEAPGAKYTVKILEILY from the coding sequence ATGAATAATACATTAACTGAAGAAAATATGAAAAAATTACAAGAAGAATTAGAATATAGATTAACAGTAAAAAGGGCAGAAATAGCAAAAGAAAAATTAGTAGCTGCTGCACATGGTGATAGATCAGAAAATGCTGAATACAAGGAAGCTTGCGCAAACTATAGAGAAAATGATAATAGAATACAATATTTAATGACTATGATTTCAACGGCTACTGTTATAGATGATACAGAAATAGATAAATCTTCACTTGGAATTAACAGTAAAGCAAGAATTAAGTTTGTAGAAGATGATGATGAGGATGTTATAACATTGGTAACTACTATGGATTTAGATCCTGAAAATATGCTCATAAGTATAGAGTCTGATTTAGGAAAAGCATTAATGGGTAAAAAAGCTGGAGAAACAGTTGAAGTTGAGGCCCCTGGTGCAAAATACACAGTAAAGATATTAGAAATATTATATTAA